One genomic window of Canis lupus baileyi chromosome 24, mCanLup2.hap1, whole genome shotgun sequence includes the following:
- the LZTS1 gene encoding leucine zipper putative tumor suppressor 1, translating to MGSVSSLISGHSFHGKHCRASRYKLGKSSHLKKLNRYSDGLLRFGFSQDSGHGKSSSKMGKSEDFFYIKVSQKARGSHHPDYTALSSGDIGGQAGVDFGPSTPPTLMPFSNQLEMGSEKGAVRPTAFKPVLPRSGAILHSSPESASHQLHPAPPDKPKEQEPKPSLCSGALSDSGRNSMSSLPTHSTSSSYQLDPLVTPVGPTSRFGGSAHNITQGIILQDSNMMSLKALSFSDGGSKLAHPSKADKGSSCVRSPISTDECTIQELEQKLLEREGELQKLQRSLEEKELASSQAYEERPWRCKEELEGLEQKCSKLKQASQKSQRTQQVLHLQVLQLQQEKRQLRQELESLMKEQDLLETKLRSYEKEKTSFAPALEETQWEVCQKSGEISLLKQQLKESQTEINTKASEILSLKAQLKDTRGKLEGMELKTQDLESALRTKGLELEVCENELQRKKNESELLREKVNLLEQELLELRAQAALQREAVSLGPGLGPGPGPAFSEDIPALQRELERLRAELKEERQGHDQMSSGFQHERLVWKEEKEKVIQYQKQLQQSYLAMYQRNQRLEKALQHLAREDGAGEAFEIDLEGANIPYEDIIATEI from the exons ATGGGTAGCGTCAGTAGCCTCATCTCTGGCCACAGCTTCCACGGCAAGCACTGCCGGGCTTCGCGGTACAAGTTGGGCAAGTCCTCCCATCTCAAGAAACTCAATCGGTATTCAGATGGGCTGCTGAGATTTGGCTTCTCCCAGGACTCGGGCCATGGCAAGTCCAGCTCCAAAATGGGAAAGAGTGAAGACTTCTTCTACATCAAGGTCAGCCAGAAAGCCCGGGGCTCCCACCACCCAGATTATACTGCACTGTCTAGTGGGGACATAGGCGGCCAGGCTGGGGTGGACTTTGGCCCGTCCACCCCGCCCACGCTTATGCCCTTCTCCAATCAGCTAGAAATG GGCTCAGAGAAGGGTGCAGTGAGGCCCACGGCATTCAAGCCTGTGCTGCCACGGTCAGGAGCCATCCTCCACTCATCCCCTGAAAGCGCCAGCCACCAGCTGCACCCTGCCCCTCCAGACAAGCCCAAGGAACAGGAGCCAAAGCCCAGCCTGTGCTCTGGAGCACTGTCTGACTCTGGCCGGAACTCCATGTCCAGCCTGCCCACAcacagcaccagcagcagctaCCAGTTGGACCCGCTGGTTACAccggtggggcccaccagccgtTTTGGGGGCTCAGCCCACAACATCACCCAGGGCATCATCCTCCAGGACAGCAACATGATGAGCCTGAaggctctgtctttctctgatggggGTAGCAAGCTGGCCCACCCAAGCAAGGCAGACAAGGGTTCCTCATGTGTCCGTTCCCCCATCTCCACAGACGAGTGCACCATCCAGGAGCTTGAGCAGAAGCTGCTGGAGAGAGAAGGTGAGCTCCAGAAGCTGCAGCGCAGCCTTGAGGAGAAGGAGCTGGCGTCCAGTCAGGCCTATGAAGAGCGGCCGTGGCGCTGCAAGGAGGAGCTGGAGGGCCTGGAGCAGAAGTGCAGCAAGTTGAAGCAAGCCTCACAGAAGAGCCAGCGCACGCAGCAGGTGCTGCACCTCCAGGTGCTCCAGCTCCAGCAGGAAAAGCggcagctccggcaggaacttgAGAGCCTCATGAAGGAGCAGGACCTGCTGGAGACCAAGCTCAGGTCCTATGAGAAGGAGAAGACCAGCTTCGCCCCCGCGCTGGAAGAGACGCAGTGGGAG GTGTGCCAGAAGTCAGGTGAAATCTCTCTCCTGAAGCAGCAGTTGAAGGAGTCCCAGACAGAGATCAATACCAAGGCTAGTGAGATCCTCAGTCTGAAGGCGCAGCTGAAGGACACCCGGGGCAAACTGGAGGGCATGGAGCTGAAGACGCAGGATTTGGAGAGTGCCCTGCGCACCAAGGGCCTAGAGCTGGAAGTCTGCGAGAACGAGCTACAGCGCAAGAAAAACGAGTCTGAGCTTCTCCGAGAGAAGGTGAACCTGCTGGAGCAGGAGCTGCTGGAGCTGCGGGCCCAGGCGGCCCTACAGCGAGAGGCCGTGTctctggggccagggctggggcctgggcctgggcctgcctTCTCTGAGGACATCCCCGCCCTGCAGCGGGAGCTGGAGCGGCTGCGTGCAGAGCTGAAGGAGGAGCGGCAAGGCCATGACCAGATGTCTTCGGGCTTCCAGCACGAGCGGCTGGtgtggaaggaggagaaggagaaggtgaTCCAGTACCAGAAGCAGTTACAGCAGAGCTACCTGGCCATGTACCAGCGGAACCAGCGCCTGGAGAAGGCTCTGCAGCACCTGGCCCGCGAGGACGGtgcaggggaggcctttgaaattGACCTTGAAGGGGCCAACATCCCCTATGAGGACATCATAGCCACTGAGATCtga